From a single Frankiaceae bacterium genomic region:
- a CDS encoding DAK2 domain-containing protein, which translates to MTALERVDAAAVRRWLAAARAALDTHRAEIDDLNVYPVPDGDTGTNLCLTMDSVAAALPSTDDLPAVLAAAARGALLGARGNSGVILSQLLRGAGEAFGEGSAADLQKALRRAAEAAYGAVAAPVEGTILSVARAAADAAEGADPEDLRAVVLAAARGASEALARTPSQLPALAAAGVVDAGGRGLCVVLDALVSVVTGEAAPAVPQPLVRRGAALTAARESGSEAYAYEVQYLLDAPSVDALKERLATLGDSLVVVGGDGLWNVHVHVNDVGAAIEAGVEAGRPHRITVTRFADQMAPSDPAAVEVSGRAVVAVVQGPGLVELYEAAGAVVVAGGPSASPSTGELLDAVLATGAAEVVLLPNDGNVHAPAAAAAAEARALGRDVHVVPTRSPVQGLAALAVADGTRGFADDAIAMSGAASATRYAEVTTAVRDAQTIVGPCRAGDVLGLVDGDVAVIGVDVAEVAWDVLCRMLAAGGELVTVVTGEGAAPGLGDALAERLAAAYPLVEAEVHPGGQPHYPLLLGVE; encoded by the coding sequence ATGACAGCGCTCGAGCGGGTGGACGCCGCGGCGGTACGCCGCTGGCTCGCCGCCGCGCGCGCCGCGCTCGACACGCACCGGGCCGAGATCGACGACCTCAACGTCTACCCCGTCCCCGACGGCGACACCGGCACCAACCTCTGCCTGACCATGGACTCGGTCGCCGCCGCGCTGCCCTCGACCGACGACCTCCCGGCCGTGCTCGCCGCCGCCGCGCGCGGTGCGCTGCTCGGCGCCAGGGGCAACTCCGGCGTCATCCTCAGCCAGTTGCTCCGCGGCGCGGGGGAGGCGTTCGGCGAGGGCTCCGCGGCCGACCTGCAGAAGGCGCTGCGGCGCGCGGCCGAGGCGGCGTACGGCGCCGTCGCCGCCCCCGTCGAGGGCACGATCCTCTCGGTGGCCCGCGCGGCCGCCGACGCCGCCGAGGGCGCCGACCCCGAGGACCTGCGCGCCGTCGTGCTCGCCGCCGCGCGCGGGGCATCGGAGGCGCTGGCGCGTACGCCGTCCCAGCTGCCGGCGCTGGCCGCCGCCGGCGTCGTCGACGCGGGCGGGCGCGGGCTCTGCGTCGTCCTCGACGCGCTGGTGTCCGTCGTCACCGGCGAAGCGGCGCCGGCCGTGCCGCAGCCCCTGGTCCGCCGCGGCGCCGCGCTGACGGCCGCGCGCGAGTCGGGGAGCGAGGCGTACGCGTACGAGGTGCAGTACCTCCTCGACGCCCCGTCGGTCGATGCCCTGAAGGAGCGGCTCGCGACGCTCGGCGACTCGCTGGTCGTCGTCGGCGGCGACGGCCTCTGGAACGTCCACGTCCACGTCAACGACGTCGGCGCCGCCATCGAGGCGGGCGTCGAGGCCGGGCGCCCGCACCGCATCACGGTGACGCGCTTCGCCGACCAGATGGCGCCGTCCGACCCGGCCGCCGTCGAGGTCTCCGGGCGCGCGGTCGTCGCGGTCGTGCAGGGGCCTGGGCTGGTGGAGCTGTACGAGGCGGCCGGCGCCGTCGTCGTCGCCGGCGGGCCCTCCGCGTCGCCCTCGACCGGCGAGCTGCTCGACGCGGTGCTCGCCACCGGGGCGGCCGAGGTCGTGCTGCTGCCCAACGACGGCAACGTCCACGCGCCTGCCGCTGCCGCCGCCGCCGAGGCGCGGGCGCTGGGGCGCGACGTGCACGTCGTACCCACGCGGTCACCCGTCCAGGGGCTCGCGGCGCTGGCGGTGGCCGACGGGACGCGCGGCTTCGCGGACGACGCGATCGCGATGTCGGGGGCGGCGAGCGCGACGCGGTACGCCGAGGTGACGACAGCCGTTCGCGACGCGCAGACGATCGTCGGGCCGTGCCGGGCGGGTGACGTGCTCGGGCTGGTGGACGGCGACGTGGCGGTCATCGGCGTCGACGTCGCCGAGGTCGCGTGGGACGTCCTCTGCCGGATGCTCGCGGCCGGCGGCGAGCTCGTCACGGTCGTCACCGGCGAGGGCGCGGCGCCGGGGCTCGGCGACGCGCTCGCCGAACGCCTCGCGGCGGCGTACCCGCTCGTCGAGGCGGAGGTGCACCCGGGCGGCCAGCCGCACTACCCGCTGCTGCTGGGCGTCGAGTGA
- the rsmD gene encoding 16S rRNA (guanine(966)-N(2))-methyltransferase RsmD, whose amino-acid sequence MRVIGGTARGRPLLAPAGKDTRPTSDRAREGLFSTLATLTDIDGARVLDLYAGSGAVGLEALSRGAAAAVLVESDMKAASVIKRNAEAVGLPGARVVVDRVERFLGADAASYDIAFLDPPYDVSDEIVARVLAAVRAEVVVVERSVRSPEPVWPEGVERVRERRYGEGVLWYGRRVIKE is encoded by the coding sequence ATGAGAGTGATCGGGGGTACGGCGCGCGGCCGGCCTCTGCTCGCGCCTGCCGGCAAGGACACCCGGCCCACGAGCGACCGCGCGAGGGAGGGGCTGTTCTCGACGCTCGCCACGCTGACCGACATCGACGGCGCCCGGGTCCTCGACCTCTACGCCGGCTCCGGCGCGGTGGGCCTGGAGGCGTTGTCCCGCGGCGCGGCGGCGGCGGTGCTCGTGGAGTCCGACATGAAGGCCGCCTCGGTCATCAAGCGCAACGCCGAGGCCGTCGGCCTCCCCGGCGCCCGCGTCGTCGTGGACCGGGTCGAACGTTTCCTGGGGGCGGACGCGGCGTCGTACGACATCGCGTTCCTCGACCCGCCGTACGACGTCAGCGACGAGATCGTCGCGCGCGTGCTCGCCGCGGTGCGCGCCGAGGTGGTCGTGGTGGAGCGTTCGGTGCGCTCGCCGGAGCCCGTCTGGCCGGAGGGCGTGGAGCGGGTGCGCGAGCGGCGGTATGGCGAGGGCGTGCTTTGGTACGGTCGCCGCGTGATCAAGGAGTGA
- the recG gene encoding ATP-dependent DNA helicase RecG — protein MDTPLKRLLGDKTAKVMESALSLRTTGDLLHHYPRRYAERGRLTDLAALHIGDHVTVMAEVMRTNVRPMRQRRGQLFEAVVGDGRRSLTLTFFNQPWRERELRPGRQALFAGKVTDFRGKRQLNNPEYQLLDGDAEEVVEDFAGKLIPVYPASEKIASWQIAKAVRVVLDTLDPLPDPLPETLRESRELMALDDALRGIHRPASVEALDRARDRLKWDEAYVLQVALAQRRRLARMEPTPPRVRVPGGLVDAFEAGLPFTFTAGQEEVAARIDADLAASHPMHRLLQGEVGSGKTVVALRAMLTVVDAGGQAALMAPTEVLATQHARGIRDLLGPLGMAGELGAAEVSTRVVLLTGSTSAAARREALAALASGEAGIVVGTHALLEPDVVFRDLGLVVVDEQHRFGVEQRDVLRGKGVQPPHVLVMTATPIPRTVAMTVYGDLETSTLTELPKGRSPISTYVVPPEKPAFLQRAWQKVREEVAAGRQAFVVCPRIGEAEGDDGLEPVDSDEEARRPPLAVMDVFPALRDGELAGLRVEMLHGRLPADVKDSVMRRFATGEIDVLVSTTVIEVGVDVPNATVMVVLDAERFGISQLHQLRGRVGRGTHAATCLLVTEAPDGSPSRERVAAVAETLDGFELAGLDLRQRREGDVLGATQSGRRSRLRLLELLSDGELIVAAREEATALVEADPDLAGQPALRDAIAAMLDEERAEYLEKA, from the coding sequence ATGGACACGCCGCTGAAGCGGCTGCTCGGCGACAAGACCGCGAAGGTCATGGAGAGCGCGCTGTCGCTGCGTACGACCGGCGACCTGCTGCACCACTACCCCCGCCGCTACGCGGAGCGCGGGCGGCTCACCGACCTGGCGGCGTTGCACATCGGCGACCACGTGACGGTCATGGCCGAGGTCATGCGCACCAACGTCCGCCCGATGCGGCAGCGGCGCGGACAGCTGTTCGAGGCCGTGGTGGGGGACGGGCGGCGGAGCCTGACGCTGACGTTCTTCAACCAGCCGTGGCGCGAGCGGGAGCTACGGCCAGGTCGGCAGGCGCTGTTCGCGGGAAAGGTGACCGACTTCCGCGGCAAGCGGCAGCTCAACAACCCCGAGTACCAGCTCCTCGACGGCGACGCCGAGGAGGTCGTGGAGGACTTCGCCGGCAAGCTGATCCCCGTCTACCCGGCGTCGGAGAAGATCGCCTCCTGGCAGATCGCGAAGGCCGTCCGCGTCGTCCTCGACACGCTCGACCCCTTGCCCGACCCCCTTCCCGAGACCCTCCGCGAGTCCCGGGAGTTGATGGCGCTCGACGACGCGCTGCGCGGCATCCACCGGCCGGCGTCCGTCGAGGCGCTGGACCGCGCGCGCGACCGCCTCAAGTGGGACGAGGCGTACGTCCTCCAGGTCGCGCTCGCCCAGCGCCGGCGGCTGGCGCGGATGGAGCCGACACCCCCGCGCGTACGCGTGCCGGGCGGGCTGGTGGACGCGTTCGAGGCGGGGCTGCCGTTCACGTTCACGGCGGGGCAGGAGGAGGTCGCGGCGCGCATCGACGCTGACCTCGCGGCCTCCCACCCGATGCACCGGCTCCTGCAGGGCGAGGTCGGGTCGGGCAAGACCGTGGTGGCGTTGCGCGCGATGCTGACCGTGGTCGACGCGGGCGGGCAGGCGGCGCTCATGGCGCCCACCGAGGTCCTGGCGACGCAGCACGCGCGTGGCATCCGTGACCTGCTCGGGCCGCTCGGCATGGCAGGCGAGCTGGGGGCGGCGGAGGTGTCCACGCGCGTCGTCCTCCTGACCGGCTCGACGTCCGCGGCCGCCCGTCGTGAAGCGCTCGCTGCGCTGGCGAGCGGCGAGGCGGGCATCGTGGTCGGCACCCACGCGCTGCTGGAGCCGGACGTCGTGTTCCGCGACCTCGGGCTCGTGGTGGTGGACGAGCAGCACAGGTTCGGGGTGGAGCAGCGGGACGTGCTGCGCGGCAAGGGCGTACAGCCGCCGCACGTCCTCGTCATGACCGCGACGCCGATCCCGCGCACCGTCGCCATGACGGTCTACGGCGACCTGGAGACGTCGACGCTGACCGAGCTGCCGAAGGGGCGTTCGCCGATCTCGACGTACGTGGTGCCCCCGGAGAAGCCGGCGTTCCTGCAGCGAGCGTGGCAGAAGGTGCGGGAGGAGGTGGCGGCGGGGCGGCAGGCGTTCGTGGTCTGCCCGCGGATCGGCGAGGCGGAGGGCGACGACGGCCTGGAGCCGGTGGACTCCGACGAGGAGGCGCGGCGGCCGCCGCTGGCGGTGATGGACGTGTTCCCCGCGCTGCGCGACGGCGAGCTGGCCGGGCTGCGCGTCGAGATGCTGCACGGACGGCTGCCCGCCGACGTCAAGGACTCGGTCATGCGGCGGTTCGCGACGGGCGAGATCGACGTGCTCGTGTCCACGACCGTCATCGAGGTCGGCGTGGACGTCCCCAACGCGACCGTCATGGTGGTCCTCGACGCCGAACGCTTCGGCATCAGCCAGCTGCACCAGCTCCGCGGGCGGGTCGGCCGTGGCACGCACGCGGCGACCTGCCTGCTCGTCACCGAGGCGCCCGACGGCTCCCCGTCGCGCGAGCGGGTGGCGGCGGTCGCGGAGACGCTCGACGGCTTCGAGCTGGCCGGGCTGGACCTGCGGCAGCGGCGGGAGGGCGACGTACTCGGGGCTACGCAGTCGGGCCGGCGCTCCCGCCTCCGGCTGCTGGAGCTGCTCAGCGACGGCGAACTCATCGTCGCCGCGCGCGAGGAGGCGACGGCGCTGGTCGAGGCCGACCCCGACCTGGCCGGGCAGCCCGCGCTGCGCGACGCGATCGCCGCGATGCTCGACGAGGAGCGCGCCGAGTACCTGGAGAAGGCGTGA
- the coaD gene encoding pantetheine-phosphate adenylyltransferase, with protein MRRAVCPGSFDPVTNGHLDIVGRAAGMYDEVTVAVLVNENKQGLFGIPERIELLEATCAQWPNVRVDSFRGLLVDFCKARDIPVIVKGLRAVSDFEYELQMAQMNHRLGDVETMFMTTNPLYSFLSSSLVKEVAKYGGNVSELVPDVVAQRLAARLPAQAPPE; from the coding sequence GTGAGAAGAGCCGTCTGCCCGGGGTCGTTCGACCCCGTCACGAACGGCCACCTCGACATCGTCGGCCGTGCGGCCGGGATGTACGACGAGGTCACCGTCGCGGTGCTCGTCAACGAGAACAAGCAGGGCCTGTTCGGCATCCCCGAGCGCATCGAGCTGCTCGAAGCGACCTGCGCGCAGTGGCCCAACGTGCGCGTCGACTCGTTCCGCGGCCTGCTCGTCGACTTCTGCAAGGCGCGCGACATCCCCGTCATCGTCAAGGGGCTGCGGGCGGTCAGCGACTTCGAGTACGAGCTGCAGATGGCGCAGATGAACCACCGCCTCGGCGACGTCGAGACGATGTTCATGACGACGAACCCGCTCTACTCATTCCTCTCGTCCAGCCTCGTCAAAGAGGTGGCGAAGTACGGTGGGAACGTGTCCGAGCTCGTCCCGGACGTCGTCGCCCAGCGGCTGGCCGCGCGCCTGCCCGCCCAAGCTCCCCCGGAGTAG